In the Thermotoga sp. genome, ACCTCGAAATCTCTGATCAGTGCACGGGCTATGGTGATCCTCTGCTTCTGCCCACCTGAAAGGGTCACCCCACGTTCTCCCACAACGGTGTCGAATCCTTTTGGAAAGCTCGCAATGTCTTCATAAACTGCGGCGAGCTTTGTCACCCTCTCGATTTCTTTCTCATCCACGTTTTTCATACCAACGGTTATATTGTTTCGAATGGTGTCGGAAAACAGAAACGTTTCCTGGGGAACGAGGGTGAAGAGTTTTCTCAAATTATCCGAGGAAATGTCGTTTATGTCCACTCCGTTTATGAATATCTTTCCTCTTTCCACCGGATACAGCTTCATGAGAAGCTTTGCGATCGTGGTCTTTCCACTTCCGACGCTTCCAACGATACCGATCATCTCTCCTCTCTTTATCGTCATGTTGATGTTCTTCAGAACAGAGCGATCGGTTCCGGGGTATCTGTAAGTCAGATTTTTTATGATCGCACTTTCGAAATGATCTATCCTGACAGGTCTTTTCGGCTCTTTTACTTCCGGCTGGGCGGTGAAGATCGTGTCCAGACGACGCATAGCCGCCTTCCCTCTCTGGAGCAGATCCACCATGAAACCGTACGCCATCATAGGCCATATCAACATACCCAGATAGGAGTTGAAGGCGATGAAATCCCCAAGCGAGATCTTCTCGTTTATAACAGCTCTTCCACCATAAAGAAGCGCAAGGAAGAACGAAGAGGAGGCAATCAGGGTTATGAGAGGCCGAAACACACTGGAAACCTTGACCGTCCGGAGTGTATCCCTGAAGTTGTTGTTTGCCTTTTCTTCAAATATCTTGAACGATATGTTTTCCGAAGAAAAACTCTTCACGATTCGGATACCGCCTATCGTCTCTTCGGTAAAGCCAGAAAGTTCCGAAAATGACCTCTGAACGTCCGACACCCTTTTGTGTATCAGCCTTCCAAAGCTCATGGAGGTGGGAATAAGAAGAAGGAGAGGAGCGAAACTGATCCATGCAAGTTTCCATCCCACGTTCCCTATCATGAAAACGAGTACCATCAAGACCATGATGAACGAGTCGAAAAGCAAAATAGCCCCCTGTCCAAGAACCCTCCTCAAAAGACTCAAGTCGTTGGTGAATCTTGCCATCAACTCACCACTTTTCATTCTGTCGAAGAAGCCAGGAGTAAGGCTGAGCATTTTGGAGAACATTCCGTTCATGGTCTCAAGAAGAAAGGATCTGGAGGCACCACCAAGGAAATACCTCCAGAAAAACCTTCCGAAGAACATGCCAGAGGCAGCTGCCATGATCCAGCCGATCATCATTTTCAGTTCCACAAAATTCATGGTCTCAGTGTTTAAACTGTCGACGATCTTTCCGACAATACGAGGAACGTAGACCTGCAGGAGGTCTACCATCACCAGGGCTAGAAATCCCAGAAGGTACTTGTGCCAGTTTCTTTTAAGAAAATTAACAAGAATTGAGGAAGTCTTCAATTCTATCCAACGCCTCCGCAAGCCTTTCTGTAGAAATAGCAAAGGAGAGTCTAACAAAACCGGGTTTTAAGAAAGAGGAACCCGGGACCAAAGCCACCTTTTTTTCTTCCAGAAGCTTTTCACAGAATTTTACATCGTCGCCCGGTACCTTGAAGAACAGATAGAATGCTCCCCGTGGTTCAACAAACTTCACACCCATCTCCTTCAGCCTCTCCACAGCGAAATCTCTTCTTTCCTTGAAAGTCTGAAGCATATGGGAGTTGTCCAGTTCCAAGGCCTTCAGAGCGGCATACTGGGCGACCGTGTTGATGCAGGAAGTGGTGTGGGACTGAATCTTTGAAACAGCAGAAGCCACTTCCATGTTTGAGATCAGGTATCCCACTCTCCAGCCAGTCATGGAATGAGATTTGGAAAAGCCATTTATATACACCACTCGATCGAAGTTCTCGGCCACATCCAGTATCGATGTATAGTCATCTGTGTAGACCAGAGAGTCGTACACCTCATCACTCACGATGTAGAAATTCATTTCCTCAGAGAGCCTCAGGAGTCCTTCCAGAAAAGACCTGCTGTAGACAACACCAGTGGGATTGTTTGGCGAGTTGATGAGCACGACTTTCGTTTTTCCAACGAGAAGACTTTCCACCTCTTCAAGACTTGGATGGAAGTTGTTTTCCATGAATGTTTCCACAACTCTCACGGTACCTCCAGAAAGGAGGATCTGGGG is a window encoding:
- a CDS encoding ABC transporter ATP-binding protein — its product is MKTSSILVNFLKRNWHKYLLGFLALVMVDLLQVYVPRIVGKIVDSLNTETMNFVELKMMIGWIMAAASGMFFGRFFWRYFLGGASRSFLLETMNGMFSKMLSLTPGFFDRMKSGELMARFTNDLSLLRRVLGQGAILLFDSFIMVLMVLVFMIGNVGWKLAWISFAPLLLLIPTSMSFGRLIHKRVSDVQRSFSELSGFTEETIGGIRIVKSFSSENISFKIFEEKANNNFRDTLRTVKVSSVFRPLITLIASSSFFLALLYGGRAVINEKISLGDFIAFNSYLGMLIWPMMAYGFMVDLLQRGKAAMRRLDTIFTAQPEVKEPKRPVRIDHFESAIIKNLTYRYPGTDRSVLKNINMTIKRGEMIGIVGSVGSGKTTIAKLLMKLYPVERGKIFINGVDINDISSDNLRKLFTLVPQETFLFSDTIRNNITVGMKNVDEKEIERVTKLAAVYEDIASFPKGFDTVVGERGVTLSGGQKQRITIARALIRDFEVYIFDDCLSAVDPETEERIINSIRNSMEGKTIIVITHRLKVLRGADRIYVLDNGFIREEGTHEELLSRNGIYSKMYRKQLIEEG
- the aspC gene encoding aspartate aminotransferase, with the translated sequence MISRKISEIPISKTMELDAKAKALIKKGEDVINLTAGEPDFPTPGPVLEAAKSFLEKGQIKYTDPRGIYDLRKGIARKVGEKHGKKISLDQVVVTNGAKQALFNTFMALLDPGDEVIVFSPVWVSYIPQILLSGGTVRVVETFMENNFHPSLEEVESLLVGKTKVVLINSPNNPTGVVYSRSFLEGLLRLSEEMNFYIVSDEVYDSLVYTDDYTSILDVAENFDRVVYINGFSKSHSMTGWRVGYLISNMEVASAVSKIQSHTTSCINTVAQYAALKALELDNSHMLQTFKERRDFAVERLKEMGVKFVEPRGAFYLFFKVPGDDVKFCEKLLEEKKVALVPGSSFLKPGFVRLSFAISTERLAEALDRIEDFLNSC